ataatacaattatttatttaatgtatttgTAGATCCAGATCATATTCACGAAGTCAATCTCCCAGATTGTCTATCCctcgagatagagatagagagcgagacagagacagagacagagatagagacagggacagagatcgagatcgagatcgagatcgagatcgagatcgagatcgcGATCGCGATCGCGATCGCGATCGTGATcgggatagagaaagagatagggaaagagatagagaaagagaaagagatcgtgaGCGCGATAGAGATCGGGATAGAGATCGTGATagagatcgagatcgagaaaTACTACCCAGATATAGATCTCCATTAAGATCACCACCCAGGTaccttcttatttattttatatgttattgttttattattattgttattattatcattatcgtcatcgtcgtcatcgtcgtcgtcgtcatcatcatcatcatcatcatcatcatcatcatcatcatcatcatcatcatcatcatcatcatcatcatcatcatcgtcatcatcatcgtcatcatcatcgtcattcaACTTCCATTGCAATAATGaatgtatcatttttattacagaTTTCAAAGAGATCGAGATCGTGAAAGAGAACGTCCTCGATCACGAGAACCACGAGATGGatataatagttattataATGATTCTCCGGCGCATGAATATCAGTTCAGAGATCGAGAGCGTGACTTACCACCTAGAGACAGACCGATATCTAGATATCCAATAAGAAATCAACCATCCCAGCATAACATACCGCCATTGTTGCCTCATCTAGTCACTGGAGGTCACCCACCACCTCTTATGTCATTGGGACCTCCACCTTCGGACAGGAAAGACTATTATGAATCCTACAACAGGTATTTTCGCCTCAATAGTATTTTAATACATGTAAATGTTAAGCAAATCGTCTATCAACATATTTATGCTGTTGTTCTAATCGTACAATAGCTTGAGTACATTACTAATAGAGCACAAGCGATTTTAGTAATTTTATGACcacattttttacaatttatgtATGCAATAGAtttctaaacatttttattattcaaacaataatagaaatgttgaaatatatatatacacacatatatatatgtatatgtatatgtatatatgtgtatatgtatgtatgtatgtatgtatatatgtatatgtatgtatatatatatatatatatatatatatatatatatatatatatatatatatatgcgtgtgtgtgtatgtgtgcactTTGCACATAATAAATATGGGTTTGAAACATAAGTTTGGTACATTCAATATATGTGTTATATCAGTAATCGTTTTTTTATGTGcatatattaatgtttttacatatttatatctgaGAAGCATTTAATATATAGTTCTAGCCATTTGTAGtagtaaataatacattttatcagattaatttattttgaattgtTCCAAACTtatgcatatttttattaattttaccaCTATGCATTATGCAATATTGGTGCATTGAAAACCCTTATGAAATCGTAATATTGTGAGAAAACCGttgataaatgaaagaagacgttataaataattgtacacaattttattactataaaaaataagaaaaacatagCATGCAATGAAGTTTTATCTTTagggataataaaaattaatatttcactcaatacatattattttatacattatagtTTATTGCAATTTAATATTGTTgcaagtacatatgtatatacatgtgctATCAATATTCTTCAAGCATTCTACTGTATATTTATCCTGctatatttataacttttatataaagtaGTATCTATATACAGTAGTAGAgcttatgatatattattttttcaaagctAAAacttaaaatagataaattttgatattaacaacagaagttaaaaatatttataaggtgaaacgtattatttatattgagatgtatctattatttatgaaGAATTCTTTAAATAGTGTTGGCGAATATGTGATGCATagtacaaatatttaattataagctTGTTTAGAAACATTCAgcaaatataaattcatgATATATGCACTGTTATAACAATGATGtgcattttaattttgaaaaaagccATGAACtctgttttataaaaattaatatgaatataatatcatgAACTAAAGaactattttttaacaaataccAATGCAATTAAGTTCCTAAGAATTTACTATAATAGATTTGTGATTATGCtttatattatgataatatactTAAGAGCATTACTAAAACTAAATTTTTCCGAATTTGAGACTTTTTATAAACTGTAAGTTACCTGCAGAAGAAACATTCGTTTACATTGTGAAATTGGCATaagtaaaaatgttatacTTTTCAAGGAATGGTACTGGATTCATGAATGacaaaatgtatgtatgcggATGTGTGCATAATGCACGTATATATTCTGTTGTATTGTtttgttgtattttttgttataaagtacaatgtatattacatcataattttattaaaacacgATAAGAATCTTTCAGAATGTTATGTATGAAATGGATTCtgtatcataaaaatttataagtatgattttattgaaatagtAAAAGATATAGTTAAACTATTTTCACACATctacgaaaaatataatagtagcTTTTTATTTGGTGATATATTGATTTCTTTAATATGCTATACATGTTTTTGAAGAACTTTTGTGAACAATATATATGCATCATTAATATCATTGAATAATAAGGTATTATATTTTGAGTAGAATTAAAACTCAAATTTGAAATCATGATACTTAGATTATGCAATTGTTTCTTTATACTGTtgctattttataaatttattaattacttaattttatgttattacatatttctctttataaaattttaaaagtagaaataattagtgaatgtttataatgaaaataattcaatattttaatcacATTTGagaaatactataatataaaatttactacttatatattagaaatttattttagtgtGCTTAACAATTCGTtcattacatttatttcattaacttTGTAAattgaagaatatataattgaataatgttaataacaGTATGtgcaaatgaatatttttaaatatagtagtcttttcgattatatattctacaaaaaatttgataagttttggaaacaaattatttaagtatatattttgtatataagttGTACATTAGCtttattctaaatatttaatataattaattttatattatgaaatagtcgactttttatagatttataagaaatatgaaataagtaaatatttaatattatttgtataaacatGGCCATTGCTATGTGTTGTTGAAtcttaattatatctatattattattatctatagtgtgtatatatacatactatatatatatatgtgtgtgtatatatatatatatatatttatatatctatatctaagAATCATATTtagtgtatatattatttaagataCTGTATCAAATCCTTCTGTATGATTTCATTTTGATACACATTTCCAAAAAATTGGATAATGTTAAAATTGAGTATTATGTACAACAAACAACAGTTTGTTATGTTTCTCTTCATAGCTAATTTTTGTGTAATTTTATTGAACATTTATgtgttctattttattatattaaatttataaaatattattttatatatataacacaaacTATTATTTTCCATGAAGCTACACATGTCACCATTACTTTAATCATTGTCATTTCATTGCATGTACATAACgtgttattatacatatattaatattacgttatataaaataagaatatataaagtcaaaaagtgaaagaagaagaaagaagcaagGAAAAATTTGATCAACATGGACCATCTTGGAGATTGCAGAAGCTACCCAGCTGATTGACACGTCTACATGGTTTCTGAATCAGGTGAATTCAGGGCCAAATCAACATttgtaacaaaataaaagaaacatctgtatttttgttaaattgcAGTGCTTGAAGCAAGAGGTATTACTGAGCATGTTAAAAATGTTTGTGAAACACGAATTACCAACATGATAGAAATTACAATCTGGCTGacttttatataacttttgaATAAGTACATACTTAATTGTATTTTGGTGAGTAAACTTATTTTACAGAGAAATACTAGCAAATACTGCATAtctaatataatacttatgtATTTCCCTTGCTGCACTTAACATGTAcaaaaagttataaatgttGGTTTAATCATTTCATGTATTTTTATGATactttattctattatttacaaaatttgaGTAACATATTATTCTGAGTTGTTATACCTTGTAGAATATTTTggctttgaaaaaaaatttttcaaatgtgGATGAAACGGTTTtgtaaagttttattttaaatatttgatttattgtcAATTACAACACAACACATTACATCAGTTATTCAAagttttgtattattaaaaattaataaagtaccTAGCTAAATGGAGcagaatatgaaaaataataattaaacaaaaatgacttacatatattattcttattgctGTTTATTCTATTTACTGTTAAAAGTAAGTTTATGATTTTGATAACTCTCTATACGAGATGAAAACATTTACTTGATATGATAGAAAATACATTGTGATTATTTTTACCCAGGTTAACACGATAACTcccttttaaatttatatatgactTTTAAAGCAAAAGGTATTAGTGAATGTGCGAAAATATTAagggtatataaaatttgtatactaatttttttactttgacaTATAAAGAATGTTATtgcatttttttgtattatgtaACGGATACATGATCagctttttctactttttgtCAACAGATATTCTGGACCTTCACAACGTTTTGGTAGTCCACTTCGAGATCCACCTCATAAACGATTTGATGATGTTGCACCTCCAGGAACTGAAGGTTATTATGACCTTTCTCCTCCAGGTGTTGAACATTTGGATAGACCTTTACGAGAAGATCGTGAAAGGACACGTGTATTAAGAGATCAAGAAGATCGTGAACATCCATTGAAGGATCATGATACTGAGGATCGTGATAGATTAACTTTCAGAGATGACAGGTACaatactttaaatataaatatataattacaaaaataaaactaaaaaaaaaaggaaagatctaatgttaattatatatatatattttttttttaatatagaattCGTGAACGCGATGATCGTGTAAGGgaagatagagacagaagAATTGTAAATAGAGATCGAGAAGATCGTGAAAGACCAGCATTATCAAGAGACCATGATGATAGAattcgagaaaaagatgatCGAGATagacgtgaaaaagaaaaagatcgtgaTGACAGACATCCTCGTGATCGTCGCGATGAAGACAGgcatatagaaaagaaagattatgaTAAAGATCGGTATGTCTTTTGCGATGCTATCTTATTCTTTCTAAAGATAAACTTGAAAAAATTGCTTATTGtactataattaataattcttaatttaaataatatttgttttatatatagttacagAGATGAAAGAGATCGTCACAGAGTAGAAGACAAAAACCGTATacgagataaagatagacGTGATAGAGATTATGATCCTGAAAAGGACAGGGATCGTCATGATAGGTATGAAAGACGTtccgtagaaagaaaaaagaacaggaagaGTCCAACTCCATATTTACAAAAGAGTAAAAGCGAAGCGAAGGACACTTCTCCAGAACgactgagaaagaaagagaaggagcatgaagagaaaatagaagataagaagaaagagaaaaagatcaaagaaaagaaaaagaagaaagacagcgatgagaaagaaaagaagaaaaaaaagaagaaagagaaaaaatcggGACAAAAGGAGGTAATGAAAGAGGAGCCAATTAAAATGACTGAGAGTGAGGATACATtgacagaaaataaaacagaagtAACTTCACCCATCAAAGTTGAAACTGTAAAACCAAATAATGAGGATGATAACGTAGATAACAGAATAGAGTGTATACCTAACGAAACCATAGTTTCTGCAAAAGAAGAATTTGAAGATAAATCTTTAGCCATGAATCCTGAACCACCTGAATATAACGAACCTAGTCCAGAAAGATTGGAACATACAGAATTTGGTACAAATCCACCCAATCCTAATTTTAAACCCATACCAGAATTAAAATCAGAAATAAAACCAATAGATAGTCTTTACAGTGGTTTAGATGATACAGAAATAAATACTGTAAttacagaaaaatattctttattgtcAGAAAATGAAGTAGAGGATAAAGAAACTGTATGTGAGGAAAAATCACCAAAGAAAGATGAATTTTTAGCTCCTGTACCAGAGCTTTCTAAATGGGAAAGAGATGATACAATAGAAAAGTCTGATGATGTATGTGAATCTCCTACAGATAAAATGCAAATGGACGAACCAAAATCAATGAAAGTAGTTACTTCTGAAGTTTTGAAAAGAGCTGAGAATGCCATATTTCAAAAAGCTATTAATGCAATAAGAccaatagaaataaaaaagattagtGAGAGTAGGaagatattatatcaaaatccAGAGCCAAAGGTGCTTGAAGCAGAACCAACTAGAGAACAACGGAAAAGTGTGAATGTAACCATTAACGTTggtagaaatgaaagaaatgtagAAATTACAGAACCTTTGAAAAAAGCGAAGATAGATCGAACAAAGTTTAAACCAGTTCCAGAGACTTATTCTCCAACGCGTTTGTCTGCTAAGGAGAGACTTGGGGACAAAGTGGAGgataacaaagagagaaaaattagtCCAATCAAAGGCTTTTTAGATAGAAGGGAAACGAAAAGTGAAAATCAGTCTAGAAGTCGATCTCCAAAAAGTACAAGAGATAAGAGAATATCACCACTTATGGAGAGAAGAGTCGATTCTTCATTGGGTATACCAAGTACCGATCGTAAAGTCTTTCtagaagaaaggaaacgagatAAAGACAGAGGTGAACGTTCAAGGGATAGAAATGATTTCAGACATGAGAGGCACGAATTAAGAGATACGAGGGTAGAATCAAGACaagattttcgatcgaatagaggcgaaacaaaaggagaacgatcggataaagatagagaaaaagatcgagaacgagaaaggagAGGTAGAACACCTCCGTGtgtatttaaaagaaacgaagtacCTAAAGTAGGTCCTGGTAAACctaaagaagatgaagatgatagaagaagagataaaaaagtaagagaagataaaaaaagaaagaaggaacatCGTAGTAGAAGTAAATCTAAAGAACACaagaaacgtaaagaaaagaaacataagaaggataaagaaaaaagtcaagaaaagaaacaaaagcacagagaaaatgtaattttgaaGGAAAAGACTGAGACAAATGAaagcaaaattaattatgataatcCAGAACCTCCTCTTGTAGAgactttaaaaaaacaaagaaaaaatcctAGACTTGTATCTGATCGTAAACGTAGCATACTCGATGAATCTAGTTTTGAACCTGATTACTCTGCATCTGATTCTGAATCTGAACCTGAAGATGgtaaaattatcaatttacctaccaaaaaattaaaacttgaaGAATCAGAATTAGAAAAGGATATAGATATAAAGTCCTTGAAAAAAAGGTCTAAATCTACTAGCAGTGAAGATACATCCAGTAGTTCTGAAAGCACAAGTTCCGATTCTGATAGTTCTGATGAATcacataaaaagaagaaaaagaaacataagaaacataaaaaaaagaaatctactAAAAAAGATAGTAGTTCAGAATCTGATAGTTACACTGATTCATCTGAGACAAGCACTGATGAAGAAAAAcacagaaaaaaatcaaaaaaatcaaaaagcaGGAGTAAGCAatccaagaagaaaaaaaagtcgaaacATAAATGACATCATTAGGTAATTTTGAAACTTCTAATGAAATATTggtaaacatttctttttggtaaatatcttttaaaattaaaacaagcATTGACGATTGCATAAATTATTGACGAAAGTGAAAAATGTGCATTGTTCTTTGCATATCCATGAACTGTAATAGATAACTGCTTCTTGCTGTATACATAATGTTAATACAAAGTCCAAAAGTAATTTGGACTTTAAGATTAATATgaactataaaaattattaatgaattatttattaatgaacaAATTTTATGATCATAAcgaatttatgaatatatacagaGTAAATAGAATATTGTGTTTACAAGGAAAGCATTTCTTCTATCTGGTAATATTGTATGGCCTTTAAGTAATTATATTCTGATTTCAATGTTAAAACCCTATAAGTATCatcatttataaagaaatgtaCATTATAGCTGTCAGTAGGTCATAATATCCTTAAGATTTCCAATGATGGTATTGCTAAAGAACACCTATCTTTAGGATTTCTGCTATCTCAATGTTATATTGTACTTTCATAATGTAATatctcatacatacatacatacatacatatatatatatatatatatatatatatatatatatatatgatgtcaggaaataaaaaagaaaaattcttttaatgtctttttaaatttatttatacattaaaaCCTAATTTTTCATGTATActgtaatgtaaaaaatttacagCTTATGTACTCATTagaatattacattaatacaattacaaatagaaaattaatcagTACAACAAAATACAATTtaagaagtaaataaatacaatttatgAAGTAAGCCTAATGTTGcagtttttataaatacaaaggaaaactaaaattatataaatatttcaacctttatcaatatcatttatatcgattaatgcAGTATTCAATGTATTATTTTGAATCTAAATGTTAAGTGTATACAAAATGAAtgacattattataatttatatcataaattattgacAGATATTAATGTTTGATTCATATAGAAGTTCTATAatgcgatataaaaataaatctacttAATAAGCAAACTTCGttgatacatataatatataatttcttatgtaTTTTTCATATGCTTCAATGTATCTATTATGCCACAAAGCAAGGGTAACTTTTTGCTTGTATCAGTTTCTTTTATTCCCAAAGCTTGTGCCAGTAATGTTCGATCATAAGGATGTTTTGAAAGATCGCATTCTACAAGGaggatattaattttgattaaatattgtattttttaaaacatgaattaaatgatatagtttaacattttttctacCTGCAACAAATACAGTTGAACTGTATTTAAATCCCATCCAATTTAAATATTCGCGAACAAGCTCattgaaaataacaatatcagaagATTGTTTGGAATTTTGTGTTTTATTTTCCATATTAGAACTATCTAATAATTTGAAAACTTCAGTTCGCATTTCAGCTCTTATACGACCAAGCTCTCCACCAGCTTCTAAAGATTCTCTTACCGCTATAGAAAAATGACGCTAAACGTAATGATTATGTTTCATacattgtaatttatataagagATATGTATTTCTAAAATGATATGCATGGTGGTACAAAATACTTCTAATTTCCAGTACATACCATTTACCAAATCTTTTTCCGTTGTCATTTTATCAGTACAGTTAtatcaatacatatatattaatattcgtatacacacgtatacgtatataaatggAATTTTGAAgttttatcaaatttcttcaaaatattatttaaaacaacCTCCAAATTCTATCAGTGATACCAAATATCTTAGCTCCTTCCGCGCGTTGCAATTGTATTGTGCTGGCACCTTGCGAATATTCAAGAGAAAATTGTAACAaacttgaaaatttaatagaaagatatataagaataaaccAATCAACgatttttgtttatctataAGCAATTTCATAGAAATGCCATCGAATATTAGCGAAtgtttttgttgtttataGATGGTAC
This window of the Vespula vulgaris chromosome 1, iyVesVulg1.1, whole genome shotgun sequence genome carries:
- the LOC127070721 gene encoding E3 ubiquitin-protein ligase RBBP6 isoform X1; the encoded protein is MSVHYKFKSTLDYDTVSFDGLHISVADLKKAIFHQKRIGKNTDFDLQITNAQTKEDYTDDNALIAKNTSLIVARVPLTIQQKRSWDRNETPPFSNLKDEANLGRAVDLTRLDGSEEDKIRAMMTQSTQDYDPSNYMKIRGANQTGDVPTNYRCYKCHQPGHWIKNCPLGTNQEPIEIKKSTGIPRSFMVPVEGPLVPGAMMTPTGQYAVPAIDHQAYKEGKKEKPPFSQDPEPIVEKLEIPEDLLCNICKDLLTDAVMIPCCGNSFCDECIRTFLLESEEHECPDCNEKDVSPETLIPNRFLRNAVMNFKNETGYAKRQTYRPAPINQSVVQPEPPKIEIQQPTTQATGQVKCVQTSSVGNTLVEYVEPSANFESLPQQFPSTSAQPQTTTTLPESNSESDLQSDSVTKLTTDEEAEVPPPPGTEPLLPIPAIGSSPERDLERSDPPSRDKKDRDNDYSGERQSRERRRSFSRDGHRERLDSTGNYRSGERGRRMENLRTVSRRRSLSPRHSQHSDYSSQGTTLPHVMNQPPSKTYQGMPPDDGHYSSTMHYDSGMRRSTEDRPGTPTVDEPHLHVPSSGNQPPLLPFPPGEDRIPQPNYNQPPPNTQPHNPPLLPDPYMTHRIPMYPHQQSSHYGPPRYERPPYQQPGYRPSQPPRNYNGPPRPLRGLHHIGYRGIQPPPPGLGRNVHNGNPPGIIDDPLEAFERMLREKDERDRRLGKHRRRSRTRSRSRSYTRSRSRSFSRRSPFPGRISRSRSPPKRRSSRSPLPLRARSRTPKRRSRSGSFSISRSRSYSRSQSPRLSIPRDRDRERDRDRDRDRDRDRDRDRDRDRDRDRDRDRDRDRDRDRDRERDRERDRERERDRERDRDRDRDRDRDRDREILPRYRSPLRSPPRFQRDRDRERERPRSREPRDGYNSYYNDSPAHEYQFRDRERDLPPRDRPISRYPIRNQPSQHNIPPLLPHLVTGGHPPPLMSLGPPPSDRKDYYESYNRYSGPSQRFGSPLRDPPHKRFDDVAPPGTEGYYDLSPPGVEHLDRPLREDRERTRVLRDQEDREHPLKDHDTEDRDRLTFRDDRIRERDDRVREDRDRRIVNRDREDRERPALSRDHDDRIREKDDRDRREKEKDRDDRHPRDRRDEDRHIEKKDYDKDRYRDERDRHRVEDKNRIRDKDRRDRDYDPEKDRDRHDRYERRSVERKKNRKSPTPYLQKSKSEAKDTSPERLRKKEKEHEEKIEDKKKEKKIKEKKKKKDSDEKEKKKKKKKEKKSGQKEVMKEEPIKMTESEDTLTENKTEVTSPIKVETVKPNNEDDNVDNRIECIPNETIVSAKEEFEDKSLAMNPEPPEYNEPSPERLEHTEFGTNPPNPNFKPIPELKSEIKPIDSLYSGLDDTEINTVITEKYSLLSENEVEDKETVCEEKSPKKDEFLAPVPELSKWERDDTIEKSDDVCESPTDKMQMDEPKSMKVVTSEVLKRAENAIFQKAINAIRPIEIKKISESRKILYQNPEPKVLEAEPTREQRKSVNVTINVGRNERNVEITEPLKKAKIDRTKFKPVPETYSPTRLSAKERLGDKVEDNKERKISPIKGFLDRRETKSENQSRSRSPKSTRDKRISPLMERRVDSSLGIPSTDRKVFLEERKRDKDRGERSRDRNDFRHERHELRDTRVESRQDFRSNRGETKGERSDKDREKDRERERRGRTPPCVFKRNEVPKVGPGKPKEDEDDRRRDKKVREDKKRKKEHRSRSKSKEHKKRKEKKHKKDKEKSQEKKQKHRENVILKEKTETNESKINYDNPEPPLVETLKKQRKNPRLVSDRKRSILDESSFEPDYSASDSESEPEDGKIINLPTKKLKLEESELEKDIDIKSLKKRSKSTSSEDTSSSSESTSSDSDSSDESHKKKKKKHKKHKKKKSTKKDSSSESDSYTDSSETSTDEEKHRKKSKKSKSRSKQSKKKKKSKHK
- the LOC127070721 gene encoding E3 ubiquitin-protein ligase RBBP6 isoform X2, with amino-acid sequence MSVHYKFKSTLDYDTVSFDGLHISVADLKKAIFHQKRIGKNTDFDLQITNAQTKEDYTDDNALIAKNTSLIVARVPLTIQQKRSWDRNETPPFSNLKDEANLGRAVDLTRLDGSEEDKIRAMMTQSTQDYDPSNYMKIRGANQTGDVPTNYRCYKCHQPGHWIKNCPLGTNQEPIEIKKSTGIPRSFMVPVEGPLVPGAMMTPTGQYAVPAIDHQAYKEGKKEKPPFSQDPEPIVEKLEIPEDLLCNICKDLLTDAVMIPCCGNSFCDECIRTFLLESEEHECPDCNEKDVSPETLIPNRFLRNAVMNFKNETGYAKRQTYRPAPINQSVVQPEPPKIEIQQPTTQATGQVKCVQTSSVGNTLVEYVEPSANFESLPQQFPSTSAQPQTTTTLPESNSESDLQSDSVTKLTTDEEAEVPPPPGTEPLLPIPAIGSSPERDLERSDPPSRDKKDRDNDYSGERQSRERRRSFSRDGHRERSGERGRRMENLRTVSRRRSLSPRHSQHSDYSSQGTTLPHVMNQPPSKTYQGMPPDDGHYSSTMHYDSGMRRSTEDRPGTPTVDEPHLHVPSSGNQPPLLPFPPGEDRIPQPNYNQPPPNTQPHNPPLLPDPYMTHRIPMYPHQQSSHYGPPRYERPPYQQPGYRPSQPPRNYNGPPRPLRGLHHIGYRGIQPPPPGLGRNVHNGNPPGIIDDPLEAFERMLREKDERDRRLGKHRRRSRTRSRSRSYTRSRSRSFSRRSPFPGRISRSRSPPKRRSSRSPLPLRARSRTPKRRSRSGSFSISRSRSYSRSQSPRLSIPRDRDRERDRDRDRDRDRDRDRDRDRDRDRDRDRDRDRDRDRDRDRERDRERDRERERDRERDRDRDRDRDRDRDREILPRYRSPLRSPPRFQRDRDRERERPRSREPRDGYNSYYNDSPAHEYQFRDRERDLPPRDRPISRYPIRNQPSQHNIPPLLPHLVTGGHPPPLMSLGPPPSDRKDYYESYNRYSGPSQRFGSPLRDPPHKRFDDVAPPGTEGYYDLSPPGVEHLDRPLREDRERTRVLRDQEDREHPLKDHDTEDRDRLTFRDDRIRERDDRVREDRDRRIVNRDREDRERPALSRDHDDRIREKDDRDRREKEKDRDDRHPRDRRDEDRHIEKKDYDKDRYRDERDRHRVEDKNRIRDKDRRDRDYDPEKDRDRHDRYERRSVERKKNRKSPTPYLQKSKSEAKDTSPERLRKKEKEHEEKIEDKKKEKKIKEKKKKKDSDEKEKKKKKKKEKKSGQKEVMKEEPIKMTESEDTLTENKTEVTSPIKVETVKPNNEDDNVDNRIECIPNETIVSAKEEFEDKSLAMNPEPPEYNEPSPERLEHTEFGTNPPNPNFKPIPELKSEIKPIDSLYSGLDDTEINTVITEKYSLLSENEVEDKETVCEEKSPKKDEFLAPVPELSKWERDDTIEKSDDVCESPTDKMQMDEPKSMKVVTSEVLKRAENAIFQKAINAIRPIEIKKISESRKILYQNPEPKVLEAEPTREQRKSVNVTINVGRNERNVEITEPLKKAKIDRTKFKPVPETYSPTRLSAKERLGDKVEDNKERKISPIKGFLDRRETKSENQSRSRSPKSTRDKRISPLMERRVDSSLGIPSTDRKVFLEERKRDKDRGERSRDRNDFRHERHELRDTRVESRQDFRSNRGETKGERSDKDREKDRERERRGRTPPCVFKRNEVPKVGPGKPKEDEDDRRRDKKVREDKKRKKEHRSRSKSKEHKKRKEKKHKKDKEKSQEKKQKHRENVILKEKTETNESKINYDNPEPPLVETLKKQRKNPRLVSDRKRSILDESSFEPDYSASDSESEPEDGKIINLPTKKLKLEESELEKDIDIKSLKKRSKSTSSEDTSSSSESTSSDSDSSDESHKKKKKKHKKHKKKKSTKKDSSSESDSYTDSSETSTDEEKHRKKSKKSKSRSKQSKKKKKSKHK
- the LOC127070721 gene encoding trichohyalin isoform X3, whose amino-acid sequence is MTAAIIDVRNESTFNVIYFRMLRSKNPLPESNSESDLQSDSVTKLTTDEEAEVPPPPGTEPLLPIPAIGSSPERDLERSDPPSRDKKDRDNDYSGERQSRERRRSFSRDGHRERLDSTGNYRSGERGRRMENLRTVSRRRSLSPRHSQHSDYSSQGTTLPHVMNQPPSKTYQGMPPDDGHYSSTMHYDSGMRRSTEDRPGTPTVDEPHLHVPSSGNQPPLLPFPPGEDRIPQPNYNQPPPNTQPHNPPLLPDPYMTHRIPMYPHQQSSHYGPPRYERPPYQQPGYRPSQPPRNYNGPPRPLRGLHHIGYRGIQPPPPGLGRNVHNGNPPGIIDDPLEAFERMLREKDERDRRLGKHRRRSRTRSRSRSYTRSRSRSFSRRSPFPGRISRSRSPPKRRSSRSPLPLRARSRTPKRRSRSGSFSISRSRSYSRSQSPRLSIPRDRDRERDRDRDRDRDRDRDRDRDRDRDRDRDRDRDRDRDRDRDRERDRERDRERERDRERDRDRDRDRDRDRDREILPRYRSPLRSPPRFQRDRDRERERPRSREPRDGYNSYYNDSPAHEYQFRDRERDLPPRDRPISRYPIRNQPSQHNIPPLLPHLVTGGHPPPLMSLGPPPSDRKDYYESYNRYSGPSQRFGSPLRDPPHKRFDDVAPPGTEGYYDLSPPGVEHLDRPLREDRERTRVLRDQEDREHPLKDHDTEDRDRLTFRDDRIRERDDRVREDRDRRIVNRDREDRERPALSRDHDDRIREKDDRDRREKEKDRDDRHPRDRRDEDRHIEKKDYDKDRYRDERDRHRVEDKNRIRDKDRRDRDYDPEKDRDRHDRYERRSVERKKNRKSPTPYLQKSKSEAKDTSPERLRKKEKEHEEKIEDKKKEKKIKEKKKKKDSDEKEKKKKKKKEKKSGQKEVMKEEPIKMTESEDTLTENKTEVTSPIKVETVKPNNEDDNVDNRIECIPNETIVSAKEEFEDKSLAMNPEPPEYNEPSPERLEHTEFGTNPPNPNFKPIPELKSEIKPIDSLYSGLDDTEINTVITEKYSLLSENEVEDKETVCEEKSPKKDEFLAPVPELSKWERDDTIEKSDDVCESPTDKMQMDEPKSMKVVTSEVLKRAENAIFQKAINAIRPIEIKKISESRKILYQNPEPKVLEAEPTREQRKSVNVTINVGRNERNVEITEPLKKAKIDRTKFKPVPETYSPTRLSAKERLGDKVEDNKERKISPIKGFLDRRETKSENQSRSRSPKSTRDKRISPLMERRVDSSLGIPSTDRKVFLEERKRDKDRGERSRDRNDFRHERHELRDTRVESRQDFRSNRGETKGERSDKDREKDRERERRGRTPPCVFKRNEVPKVGPGKPKEDEDDRRRDKKVREDKKRKKEHRSRSKSKEHKKRKEKKHKKDKEKSQEKKQKHRENVILKEKTETNESKINYDNPEPPLVETLKKQRKNPRLVSDRKRSILDESSFEPDYSASDSESEPEDGKIINLPTKKLKLEESELEKDIDIKSLKKRSKSTSSEDTSSSSESTSSDSDSSDESHKKKKKKHKKHKKKKSTKKDSSSESDSYTDSSETSTDEEKHRKKSKKSKSRSKQSKKKKKSKHK